From Rissa tridactyla isolate bRisTri1 unplaced genomic scaffold, bRisTri1.patW.cur.20221130 scaffold_37, whole genome shotgun sequence, one genomic window encodes:
- the LOC128903476 gene encoding olfactory receptor 14J1-like — protein MSNGSSITHFLLLAFADTRELQLLHFCLFLGIYLAALLGNGLIITAVACDHRLHTPMYFFLLNLALLDLGCISTTLPKAMANSLWDTRAISFSGCAAQVFFFAFLISAEFYLLTIMSYDRYVAICKPLHYGSLLGSRACVHMAAAAWGSGFLYALLHTANTFSISLCQGNGLDQFFCEIPQILKLSCTDSDYLREVGLIVFGACLFFTCFVFIVVSYVQIFRAVLRIPSEQGRHKAFSTCLPHLVIVSLFISTAVFAYLKPSSISSPSLDLVLSILYSVLPPAVNPLIYSMRNQELKGALRKLIGHF, from the coding sequence atgtccaacggcagctccatcacccacttcctcctcctggcattcgcagacacacgggagctgcagctcttgcacttctgcctcttcctgggcatctacctggctgccctcctgggcaatggcctcatcatcactgccgtagcctgtgaccaccgcctccacacccccatgtacttcttcctcctcaacctcgccctcctcgacctgggctgcatctccaccactctgcccaaagccatggccaattccctctgggacaccagggccatctccttctcgggatgtgctgcccaggtctttttctttgccttcttgatctcagcagagttttatcttctgacaatCATgtcctacgaccgctacgttgccatctgcaaacccctgcactatgggtccctcctgggcagcagagcttgtgtccacatggcagcagctgcctggggcagtggctttctctatgctctgctgcacacagccaatacattttcaatatctctctGTCAAGGAAATGGCCTAGaccaatttttctgtgaaatcccccagatcctcaagctctcctgcacagactcggactacctcagggaagttgggcttattgtgtttggtgcctgtttattctttacgtgttttgttttcattgtggtgtcctatgtgcagatcttcagggctgtgctgagaatcccctcagagcagggacggcacaaagccttttccacgtgcctccctcacctggtcaTTGTCTCCCTGTTTATCAGCACTGCTGTATTTGCCTACCTGAaaccctcctccatctcctcaccatccTTAGATCTGGTGCTGTCAATTCTGTACTCGgtgttgcctccagcagtgaaccccctcatctacagcatgaggaaccaggagctcaagggtgccctgaggaaactgattggacatttt